In the genome of Desulfobacterales bacterium, the window CTTGGGCCATCGGGACAATCACCCGGGGGTATCGGGACAACCCCTTGGAAGAGATGGCATTCCGCCATCAATCGCAATTCGAAAAAGAAGAAAAACCCTACGATGTTGTCAAAGAAGTTACTAAAGAGATCACTTTATGGCCGGATAATCTTTTCGATATTAGAAAAATCGCATAATTAAAGGTACAGTTTTTATTTTTTATAATTTTGGGGATTATCGGAATCATGCTTGAAATTTTTGGCCAAATTGCACTACTGTAAAGACTGGCAAGCAATGCGCACTCTATCTCAAGTATGAATGTAGAAACTATAGAACAACTTGTTAGCTTTGATCACTAGTAGAAGGGTCCGAAATCCATGGGTACCTATCGATACTGGCACCATTTCCTGGCATTGGAAGCCGATTTTGCAGTGACCTCGCGGTATGTCGAATTCTCGACTCAGAATTTCTCAACGTTCTCGATTGAGTACACGAAGCTCCTCCTTGCCGCAGGGTCCGAGATCGACGTGCTTTGCAAGATCATTTGCGAGAATGTGGATAGCGCGGCGAAGAATAAAAACATTAACGATTACAGAGAGTGTCTGACTGAACATACCCAGATCGCGACCGAAGAAGTGTTGATACGCAGGTACAATCTCGCTTTTAAACCTTGGTCGGATTGGGCTTCGGGAAAGAATCCCAATTGGTGGTATAGTTACAACAAAGTTAAGCATCAGCGAGACTCACACTTTTCCGAGGCTAACATCGAAAATTGTGCGAATGCGATTTCTGGTCTCTTTTTAATCGTTCTTTATTGTCATAAGGCCGAGAAGAGCAGGGATAGCTTGGAGCCTTACCCTGTCGTTCTCGGTAGGGATAGCGAGCCAAGCCACCTAATGGTGGAATCGGGGTACCATATTTCCGCGTTCACATAAGTAATGCATAGCCTTGCTCTACACTAGATTCAGGCCAAAGAACGGCCCTCCTTGGTGAGCAAGTCATTAGCGGTCACTTTGGCTATGAAAAGGCATTATTCCAGCCTTTAATATTTTGAGGATTGTTGGAACCATGCTTGAAATTTTCGGCCAAATCGCACTACTGTAAAAGCTGGCAAGGAGTTTTCAGTCTTGATAGACAAAAAATTAAAGGTTTGGGCATATGAACATAAGACCTGCATTATCTATGATTTCTGAATTGATTCGGGAAAAACAGTTTCCTTGTTCTTCGATTTCAACACAAGATTTTTGAGCCTGTAACAAATTGATATTGTAGAGTTATTAATTTTATCAAAACTTTCAGCTTGTTAATCAAGCGGTATAAAATCGCATAACCAATGCTGGAGGATGATCATGAAAAAATCGAAATTAATTACCCTTTTGATCCCCTGTATGATTACGGGTATTCTCTTGTTTGTTTGCTCGATTTCAGCCTCCCCCCTTGAGCCGATTCATTTCATCAACGTGCACGGCCATTATGTTCCCTTGGGTCCCGAGTTTCCGCCTAAATCGAAGATGGCCGTTCATTTCAAATTCGACGGCATGCCAGTGAGTGAGTTCTTCGCCAGCATGGACCGGTGGGGCGTCGACATCTTCATCAACGAGTTGTCGCCGACGTCCATATGGAAGGGCGTCACCGAGATTGATAAGGGCCTCCCCAAGATGAGCGAACTCTATCCGCGTCGGGTTGTCTCGCTCTATGGCGGCAAGGCATTAAGACTTTTGCATCAGGTTGTCCTGAAGGGAAGCTACACCGCCCAGCATGAAAAAAATTCGTTCGCCTCATCGAGCAGGCGATGCAGTCGGGAGAATATAAGGGGTTCGGAGAGATCGGGCTACACCACATGCCGTCGGTGGAGCGGAACGCCAACATGATCATCAAGGCCGATCATCCCTGGATGCTGAGGCTCGCCGACATCGCCGCCAAATACGACGTTCCCATCGACATCCACATGGAGGCGACAGACGACAACCTCGCCGCGCTTGAACGGCTGCTGGCGCACAATAGAAACACCAAGATCATCTGGGCTCATGCCGGATGGTCGCAACTTGGCACCGCCACCGCGGATGTCTGGGAGCGGTTGATGGCGCGGCAATCGAACCTTTATGGCAGTATCAAGCACAGGACTCCGACCAGGCGAGACCCCTCGCCGATGGTCAATGTCAGAGATGAAAGCGGCAGGATTGAGGCCGACTGGCTGCGCCTGTTCGAGAGGTTCACCGACCGCTTTATGATCGGCGCCGACATCGGGCCAGGCACCTTTGTCAAGGGCGGCAACGACTTTCGGCATCTCAAGCACACGCAGGCGTTCCTTCGCCGGCTACCCCCGCACCTCCTCGGTCCGATCGCCAGGGATAACGCCATCCGCGTGTTCAATCTATCGGCGGACTAAACATTGCCTACATTTGACTAAAATGGTGATCGAAAGATCGTCGAGCGGTTTATTACTAAAGATAATATTGAAATTATGGATTCTACCAAATTTATAACTTACTCTTGCAGCTGACAGCTAAACGCTGCACTTGATTTGCGCCGTTACCGATATCTGCTATATACCGCATGTTTTTCAAGGCTTAATAAACTAAAGCTGTCTCCAACTTATCAAAGAACCAAAAGTGTGGAATCCGGCCATTAGTTCCCTCGGACTTTTAACGAAAATTTTTGAAGAATATCGAAATTAATCTGCTGGGCCTTGCTGCCATAATAATAAAATCCACTAATTCTGAAGTCTGAAAATTATTCTGAGCACATCGTTTTTAAAGCTTGTCGATGTGATTCGGAACCCGCCGATCATCTTTGTTGAGCCCACATGGGGACCGATACAGGGGCAGGCGTCATATTTATCTTGATTATTCAGATAGATATAATTTATAATCCGATTAAATTTAAAGAACGATTTAAACCTCCCTGCATGTTTTTTGCTCGCCGAAAATATATCAGATCGGGTATCGTGCCGTATTGACCGTATTGGATGGGCAACTAAGTTCGATTGACAGAAGGAACAGGAAAAGATCGGATGGTTGACACATTAAAAACTAAGAACATTTTAGGCGTTGATAAAGGATTGGTGGCGATGTTTCTTAAGATGTCGCCGGAGGAACGCTTA includes:
- a CDS encoding amidohydrolase family protein → MIIKADHPWMLRLADIAAKYDVPIDIHMEATDDNLAALERLLAHNRNTKIIWAHAGWSQLGTATADVWERLMARQSNLYGSIKHRTPTRRDPSPMVNVRDESGRIEADWLRLFERFTDRFMIGADIGPGTFVKGGNDFRHLKHTQAFLRRLPPHLLGPIARDNAIRVFNLSAD